A region of Corallincola holothuriorum DNA encodes the following proteins:
- the menC gene encoding o-succinylbenzoate synthase, protein MNRIAAANLYRYDLPLTEPLSWAEQRQQRSGAIVELTFADGQRGWGEIAPLPGFSQESLAQAIDSARYHLRRLIEGESLIAPEPSVAFAIDCAQQQINFATAPTQRAMLLQGQPADILEQVEGFPNLPRCVKLKVARAPLQQEQKLMQALLDQMPVTEFRLDANRQWSFEQALSFCRAVDMSQVSFIEEPCDTLAASVCLGASGYPIALDEHLQDPLFMPTAFEGLSALVIKPSLVGGLARCQELVNWAKQNKIKVIVSASYESSLGTSQLATLAEQWSPQQLPGLDTLHYLQPHTLPSIPSADTDAAAISPAHWHLIWQS, encoded by the coding sequence ATGAACAGGATCGCCGCTGCCAACCTTTATCGTTACGACTTGCCTCTGACCGAGCCACTCTCTTGGGCTGAGCAAAGGCAGCAACGCAGCGGCGCCATCGTTGAACTCACCTTCGCTGATGGCCAGCGTGGCTGGGGTGAAATCGCCCCGCTACCAGGCTTTAGCCAGGAGTCATTAGCGCAAGCAATCGACAGTGCACGTTATCACCTACGCCGCCTTATCGAGGGAGAGTCGTTGATCGCCCCTGAGCCCTCTGTCGCTTTTGCCATTGATTGCGCTCAACAGCAGATCAACTTCGCCACCGCCCCCACGCAAAGAGCCATGCTGCTGCAAGGCCAGCCAGCAGATATATTGGAACAGGTCGAAGGCTTCCCGAACCTGCCCCGTTGCGTCAAACTCAAAGTCGCACGTGCACCACTGCAACAAGAACAGAAACTGATGCAAGCACTGCTCGACCAGATGCCGGTGACCGAGTTCCGCTTGGATGCCAATCGCCAATGGTCATTTGAACAAGCACTCAGCTTCTGCCGCGCAGTGGATATGTCACAAGTCAGTTTCATCGAAGAGCCTTGTGACACCCTTGCCGCTAGCGTTTGCCTGGGTGCCAGCGGTTATCCCATAGCGCTGGATGAGCACCTGCAAGACCCTCTGTTTATGCCTACCGCATTTGAAGGCTTAAGCGCGCTGGTAATTAAGCCCTCTCTCGTCGGGGGGCTCGCCCGTTGTCAGGAGCTGGTGAACTGGGCCAAACAAAACAAGATCAAGGTGATTGTCAGCGCCAGTTACGAAAGCTCTCTGGGCACCAGTCAGCTGGCGACACTGGCCGAGCAATGGAGTCCTCAGCAGCTCCCCGGTTTAGACACCCTGCACTATCTGCAACCCCATACCTTGCCGTCCATACCGTCAGCAGACACTGACGCCGCAGCGATATCGCCAGCGCACTGGCACCTTATCTGGCAAAGCTGA
- a CDS encoding phosphoserine transaminase, with protein MTLSVKPANPNFSSGPCSKRPGYDLSQLDTTILGRSHRSKPGKAMLKKAIEDTHEILGLPEGYLVGIVPGSDTGAMEMAMWSLLGSRPVDVFHWESFGSGWLTDILKQLKLDNVNNYLADYGQLPDLSQANPANDVVFTWNGTTSGVKVPNGDWIADDREGLTLCDATSAVFAMDMPWEKIDVATFSWQKVLGGEGAHGVLVLSPRAVARLESYTPPWPLPKIFRLTKGGKLIEGIFQGATINTPSMLCVADYLDALNWVKDIGGLAGAVSKSENNLAVVEQFVAANDWIDFLADSKEIRSNTSVCLTLKASPEQVKAIIQRLDQEAIAYDIGAYRDAPAGLRIWCGATVEASDLQAMLPWLKHAYETVTA; from the coding sequence ATGACACTCTCTGTTAAACCCGCTAATCCTAATTTCTCATCAGGCCCTTGTTCTAAGCGCCCTGGCTATGATCTTAGCCAACTAGATACGACGATTCTAGGCCGCTCACACCGCTCTAAGCCGGGCAAAGCGATGCTTAAAAAGGCTATCGAAGATACCCACGAAATTCTCGGCCTACCGGAAGGCTATCTGGTCGGCATCGTCCCCGGCTCAGACACCGGCGCGATGGAGATGGCGATGTGGTCACTGCTGGGCTCTCGTCCGGTTGATGTGTTTCACTGGGAATCGTTTGGCAGCGGCTGGTTAACCGACATCCTCAAGCAGCTTAAGCTGGACAATGTAAACAACTACCTGGCTGATTATGGTCAGCTGCCAGACCTGTCACAGGCCAATCCGGCCAATGATGTTGTCTTTACCTGGAACGGCACCACCTCAGGCGTCAAAGTGCCTAATGGCGACTGGATCGCTGATGATCGTGAAGGCTTAACTTTATGTGATGCTACCAGCGCAGTGTTTGCTATGGATATGCCATGGGAAAAGATCGACGTTGCCACCTTTAGCTGGCAGAAAGTGCTCGGCGGTGAAGGAGCTCACGGTGTTCTAGTACTTAGCCCGCGCGCTGTTGCTCGCCTGGAAAGCTACACCCCACCATGGCCACTGCCGAAAATCTTCCGCCTGACCAAGGGCGGCAAATTGATTGAGGGCATTTTCCAAGGGGCGACTATCAATACTCCATCCATGCTTTGTGTCGCAGATTATCTGGATGCCCTGAACTGGGTAAAAGATATCGGTGGACTGGCAGGGGCTGTTAGCAAGAGCGAAAACAACTTAGCCGTTGTTGAGCAGTTTGTTGCTGCCAATGACTGGATCGACTTCCTTGCTGACAGTAAAGAGATCCGCTCTAACACCTCCGTTTGCTTAACACTGAAAGCGAGCCCTGAGCAGGTTAAAGCGATCATCCAACGTCTGGACCAGGAAGCGATCGCCTATGATATTGGCGCCTATCGTGATGCCCCTGCAGGCTTACGGATTTGGTGTGGTGCCACAGTCGAAGCCAGTGATCTGCAAGCGATGCTGCCTTGGCTCAAGCACGCCTATGAAACCGTGACCGCTTAA
- a CDS encoding DUF4382 domain-containing protein, producing the protein MMRFNHTKWPWIAALVISTSLLGACSDDDDDEDDDTGEIAAFTLGVSDAPVDDANKVVITIDTVTLRREGADDLVFETFNNSDEGITDAETIQIDLLEFQGGSQFIIIEGEDVPEGSYSDMLLEILDEDVALSYVEETDGAIKSIKVPSDELKLGGFEVSADAPQNFTIEFNLRKSMTYKPGPDEYNLKPRGVSLANNADTGTLMGTIDLDTLLADPMCADSGHIVYLYAGSGLDASLLSDEFDPDVANNGAPEGAIAPFASTGIMMDEDSGNYVYELGFVPAGTHTLAYACDAGEAGDDPELYDGITVPMPANNVTEVTVTAGADTVQDFPLAMDTLTLGISDAPVDDVDEVVITIDVITLKQEGNDDQVFDCFTVDAEEGDTDDESCDASTEEGKVAKDTITLNLLDYTGGEQFILLEDEEVAPGDYNDVWLDVIDEDTDFSYVNEQLPEGDDPQDESFIKELKLPSGTLKLGGFSLGDTGSNLTIDFNLRKSMTYNPGPDRYILKPRGVSLVDNAGTGTISGMVGDTLMTSAECAADGAISVAYLYAGSPEGTLGDEYDPEMNPDVTAVEPFASVATDETGAFNFGFVPVGTHTLTLHCGTTEDDPDSFEGLAIPTPTDATVAVTVAEDTETSCDLSVDDACAPVGAATSIE; encoded by the coding sequence ATGATGAGATTTAATCACACAAAATGGCCTTGGATAGCAGCGCTGGTTATCAGCACCTCTCTGCTCGGAGCCTGTAGCGACGACGATGATGATGAAGATGACGATACCGGTGAAATAGCCGCATTTACGCTGGGCGTATCTGATGCACCTGTCGATGACGCTAACAAAGTGGTCATCACCATTGACACTGTCACATTACGACGTGAAGGGGCTGATGATCTGGTTTTTGAAACCTTCAACAACAGCGATGAAGGGATCACTGATGCTGAAACCATCCAGATTGACCTATTAGAGTTTCAGGGCGGCAGTCAGTTTATCATTATCGAAGGAGAGGACGTGCCGGAGGGCAGCTACTCCGATATGCTGCTGGAGATCCTGGATGAAGATGTTGCTCTCTCCTATGTCGAAGAAACTGATGGTGCCATTAAGTCGATAAAAGTGCCCAGCGACGAACTGAAATTGGGTGGTTTTGAAGTGTCCGCAGATGCGCCACAAAACTTCACCATTGAATTTAATCTCAGAAAGTCTATGACCTATAAGCCGGGTCCCGATGAATACAACCTGAAGCCTCGCGGTGTCTCCCTAGCCAATAACGCAGATACTGGCACGCTGATGGGTACAATCGACCTGGATACCCTGCTGGCAGATCCCATGTGTGCCGACAGCGGCCATATTGTTTACCTCTATGCTGGCTCTGGACTGGATGCATCCTTGTTAAGCGATGAATTTGACCCAGACGTTGCAAATAACGGGGCGCCAGAAGGTGCAATAGCGCCCTTTGCCAGCACTGGTATCATGATGGATGAAGATTCAGGCAACTACGTTTATGAACTTGGCTTTGTACCCGCAGGCACCCACACGCTTGCATACGCCTGTGACGCGGGCGAAGCAGGTGATGACCCCGAGCTTTACGATGGCATAACCGTTCCTATGCCAGCCAACAATGTCACAGAGGTCACGGTGACGGCTGGAGCAGATACCGTACAGGACTTCCCACTCGCCATGGACACTCTGACGCTGGGGATCTCTGATGCTCCAGTGGATGACGTTGATGAAGTGGTTATCACCATTGACGTAATCACCTTAAAACAGGAAGGGAATGACGATCAGGTATTCGACTGTTTTACGGTTGATGCTGAAGAGGGTGATACCGATGACGAAAGTTGTGATGCCTCAACAGAAGAGGGCAAGGTCGCCAAAGACACTATCACACTGAACCTGCTCGACTATACCGGCGGTGAGCAATTTATTTTGCTAGAAGATGAAGAGGTTGCGCCAGGTGACTATAACGATGTCTGGTTAGACGTTATCGACGAAGATACGGACTTCTCATACGTCAATGAACAGCTGCCTGAAGGCGATGATCCACAAGACGAGTCTTTCATCAAAGAGTTGAAGCTTCCATCCGGTACGCTAAAACTCGGTGGTTTCAGCTTGGGTGACACTGGCTCCAACCTCACCATCGACTTTAATCTGCGTAAGTCTATGACGTACAACCCTGGCCCTGATCGCTACATCCTCAAACCTCGCGGAGTGAGCCTAGTGGATAATGCAGGCACAGGAACGATCTCAGGCATGGTTGGCGATACCTTGATGACCTCTGCAGAATGTGCAGCTGATGGCGCTATCAGTGTGGCTTATCTCTATGCCGGAAGCCCTGAGGGCACCTTGGGTGATGAATACGATCCTGAGATGAATCCGGATGTGACAGCTGTCGAGCCGTTCGCCAGTGTTGCAACAGATGAGACTGGCGCGTTTAATTTCGGGTTTGTTCCCGTAGGCACCCATACGTTGACACTGCATTGCGGTACAACAGAGGATGATCCTGACAGCTTCGAAGGGCTTGCGATCCCCACACCGACGGATGCCACGGTTGCTGTCACTGTGGCTGAGGACACAGAAACCAGCTGTGATCTATCCGTAGACGACGCTTGTGCTCCTGTGGGTGCTGCTACATCAATAGAGTAG
- the menE gene encoding o-succinylbenzoate--CoA ligase has protein sequence MSQLTCPLRNIAIQDPTAIACLSDVHGEISYLQLDQAVADYANELQQYGFNRGQRLVWQGQNSLALIIAILACLRQGLIIAPLNHRLPLSRQQQLLDSIAANGIISANGADDAAGTNSTDDSAPHAQPDSIAIIPPPKLAHNISDTTPAQPQHELELAADAPMDLIFTSGSSGTPKAVAHSLANHLASAAASQQLIPLKRSDRWLLSLPLAHIGGMAILFRCLHAGATMVLAEQSDILDAISQQQVTHLSLVSTQLYRLLEQADSDSLTHLKYLLLGGSAIDQSLLDRAKQHRLNCFTSYGMTEMSSQICTGPAVGDNIVGQPLPETQLRLSDSGEVEVKGSTLALGYWRAGKLFPLGNAQGWFATGDIAKQTAQGIRLIGRKDNRFVCGGENIVPEQIEQLLLQHSEIEQAVIVAVADEEWGHCPIAYTNPLSPQQQQALSKEIRHKLGSLWCPHGWLPLPAQPIDTKPDRQSLKQQAATICLKRCSSR, from the coding sequence ATGTCTCAGCTAACCTGCCCGCTGCGCAATATTGCAATACAAGATCCAACAGCGATCGCTTGCCTATCGGACGTTCATGGCGAGATCAGTTATCTCCAGCTGGATCAGGCAGTCGCAGATTACGCCAACGAACTGCAGCAATATGGTTTCAACCGCGGCCAACGCTTGGTTTGGCAAGGGCAAAACTCACTGGCGTTGATCATCGCTATTTTGGCTTGTTTACGGCAGGGGCTAATCATCGCCCCGCTCAATCACCGTTTACCCCTATCCCGGCAACAGCAACTGCTCGACAGTATTGCGGCCAACGGCATCATTTCTGCCAATGGTGCCGATGATGCCGCTGGTACAAATAGTACAGATGATTCTGCGCCACACGCACAACCCGATAGCATCGCCATCATTCCGCCGCCGAAGCTGGCACACAACATCAGTGACACCACACCTGCTCAACCGCAGCACGAGCTTGAATTAGCAGCAGATGCGCCGATGGATCTGATATTCACTTCAGGTAGCAGCGGTACACCCAAAGCGGTAGCGCACAGCTTGGCAAATCATTTAGCCAGTGCAGCCGCAAGCCAGCAGTTAATCCCCCTCAAAAGATCGGATCGCTGGCTGCTCTCGCTGCCGTTAGCCCATATTGGCGGCATGGCGATCCTGTTTCGCTGCTTACATGCTGGAGCGACGATGGTGCTTGCCGAGCAGAGCGACATACTAGACGCGATCAGCCAGCAACAGGTGACTCATCTGTCACTGGTCAGCACCCAACTTTATCGGCTATTAGAACAAGCAGATAGCGATTCTCTTACCCACTTGAAATATCTGCTGTTAGGCGGCAGCGCCATCGACCAGTCACTGCTGGATCGCGCTAAGCAACATCGACTCAACTGCTTCACCAGCTACGGCATGACGGAAATGAGTTCACAGATCTGCACCGGCCCCGCCGTGGGTGACAATATTGTCGGACAACCGCTCCCTGAGACTCAACTGCGACTCTCAGATAGCGGAGAGGTGGAAGTAAAAGGCAGCACCTTGGCGCTAGGTTATTGGCGCGCAGGAAAACTCTTCCCTCTGGGAAATGCCCAAGGCTGGTTTGCCACCGGCGATATCGCCAAACAAACAGCGCAAGGCATACGACTGATTGGCCGCAAAGATAACCGCTTCGTTTGTGGCGGAGAAAACATTGTGCCGGAACAGATCGAACAGCTATTACTGCAACACTCGGAAATCGAACAGGCGGTTATTGTCGCTGTGGCAGACGAAGAGTGGGGTCACTGCCCTATCGCCTATACCAATCCGCTGTCACCGCAACAGCAACAAGCGCTGAGCAAGGAAATACGTCACAAGTTAGGTTCACTATGGTGCCCCCATGGCTGGCTGCCCCTGCCAGCGCAACCCATAGATACAAAACCTGATCGCCAATCGTTAAAACAGCAAGCGGCCACAATTTGCCTCAAGCGTTGTTCATCAAGATAG
- a CDS encoding 3-phosphoglycerate dehydrogenase family protein, giving the protein MRKIRTYNQISSRGLDRFSRDSYEVGSEIAQPEAILLRSHKLTVDQIPDSVNAIARAGAGVNNIPIDECTHNGVVVFNTPGANANAVKELVLAGLLLSSRGICEGMQYVQALTENDPAILNKEVEKGKKAYAGVELTGKTLGVVGLGAIGANVANMALELGMEVIGYDPAISVEAAWRLSSDVQRAENLGALLAKCDYVTLHVPAIEATKGMINSEALSSAKQGLKLLNFARGEIVDNDAMLAALEVGKVARYISDFPSLELLGNDKVSLLPHLGASTVEAEENCAIMGANQLVDFLENGNIKNSVNFPQIRMERTHGYRLTFANDNVPKVLSQVLALLADMNINVIDLLNKSRNDIAYTILDIEQQPDAQLLAAVAGVEHVFHVRAV; this is encoded by the coding sequence ATGAGAAAAATACGTACCTACAATCAAATCTCCAGCCGTGGTTTAGACAGATTCAGCCGCGACAGTTATGAGGTTGGCTCCGAGATCGCTCAACCGGAAGCGATCTTGCTACGCAGTCATAAGCTAACCGTTGACCAGATCCCAGATTCAGTCAATGCCATCGCCCGTGCAGGTGCTGGCGTCAACAATATCCCCATCGACGAATGCACCCACAACGGTGTGGTGGTATTTAACACCCCTGGCGCAAACGCCAATGCGGTAAAAGAGTTGGTATTAGCGGGCTTGCTGCTAAGCAGTCGCGGTATCTGTGAAGGGATGCAGTATGTGCAAGCACTCACAGAAAACGACCCGGCGATCCTAAATAAAGAGGTCGAAAAGGGTAAGAAAGCCTATGCCGGTGTTGAGCTAACAGGCAAAACCCTGGGCGTTGTTGGTCTTGGTGCCATTGGTGCCAATGTCGCCAATATGGCGCTGGAACTAGGCATGGAAGTGATCGGCTATGATCCAGCGATCAGTGTTGAAGCCGCATGGCGCTTATCCAGCGATGTGCAGCGAGCGGAAAACCTCGGCGCTCTGTTAGCCAAATGTGATTATGTCACATTGCATGTGCCAGCGATTGAAGCCACTAAAGGGATGATCAATAGCGAAGCGCTCTCCTCAGCAAAACAGGGGCTGAAGTTGTTGAACTTTGCTCGCGGTGAGATCGTCGATAATGATGCCATGCTCGCAGCGCTGGAAGTGGGTAAGGTTGCCCGCTATATCAGCGATTTTCCAAGCCTGGAACTGCTTGGCAATGACAAGGTTTCACTGTTACCGCATTTAGGTGCCAGTACCGTAGAAGCGGAAGAAAACTGCGCCATCATGGGCGCTAACCAGTTGGTCGACTTCCTTGAGAACGGCAACATCAAAAACTCGGTAAACTTCCCTCAGATCCGCATGGAACGTACCCATGGCTATCGACTGACTTTTGCCAACGACAACGTGCCTAAGGTACTAAGTCAGGTACTTGCGCTGTTAGCCGACATGAACATTAACGTGATCGATCTGCTGAACAAGAGCCGTAACGATATCGCCTACACCATATTGGATATCGAACAGCAACCGGATGCGCAGTTACTGGCGGCAGTCGCCGGCGTGGAACACGTATTCCATGTTCGTGCAGTGTAG
- the menH gene encoding 2-succinyl-6-hydroxy-2,4-cyclohexadiene-1-carboxylate synthase produces the protein MTDQSAAPALVFLHGFLGSGNDWQTVIAQLGVDAQDTANRQIHTPDLPGHGLPAANMPEQVDFDAIDRWLCRYLAEHQIQRYLLVGYSLGGRIAMYHGSKQPTGLQGLIVESCHPGLAELPAQQQRMEADQRWSQRFARQPIDTVLKQWYQQSVFADLSPEQRQQLVALRSHAWGNSLATMLSGLSLGKQPDLRPWLSDSALPIFYIYGRQDKKFADIGNQIAQLNAAIRVHPIDDVGHNTHHADPLQFTQILQQAIQVIGKQHD, from the coding sequence ATGACTGATCAGTCAGCAGCGCCAGCCTTAGTGTTCCTGCACGGCTTTCTTGGCTCTGGCAACGACTGGCAAACGGTGATCGCTCAGCTCGGCGTAGACGCGCAGGACACAGCAAACAGGCAAATTCATACGCCCGATCTGCCCGGCCACGGTTTACCCGCTGCTAATATGCCTGAACAGGTCGATTTTGACGCCATAGACCGATGGCTATGCCGCTATTTAGCGGAACATCAGATCCAGCGCTATCTACTTGTTGGTTACTCTTTGGGTGGCCGTATCGCCATGTATCACGGGTCAAAACAGCCCACTGGTTTGCAAGGGCTCATCGTGGAGTCTTGTCATCCAGGGCTCGCAGAACTACCCGCGCAACAGCAACGGATGGAGGCAGATCAACGCTGGAGTCAACGCTTTGCCAGACAACCTATCGATACGGTGTTGAAACAGTGGTATCAACAAAGCGTGTTCGCCGACCTCAGCCCAGAGCAACGACAGCAGCTGGTAGCCCTGCGCAGTCATGCCTGGGGCAATAGCCTAGCCACCATGTTAAGTGGCCTTAGCTTGGGTAAACAGCCCGACCTACGTCCCTGGCTAAGCGACTCGGCACTGCCCATCTTTTATATTTACGGCCGTCAGGACAAGAAATTTGCTGATATCGGCAACCAGATCGCACAACTTAATGCGGCTATCAGGGTTCACCCTATCGATGACGTAGGCCACAATACCCATCACGCAGATCCACTACAATTTACTCAGATCCTTCAACAAGCAATTCAGGTAATCGGCAAACAACATGACTGA
- the menB gene encoding 1,4-dihydroxy-2-naphthoyl-CoA synthase — translation MTEQELYAPIQWQDAGQAFEDIRYHKAEGIAKITINRPEVRNAFRPQTVMEMIKALDDARFDSQIGSIILTGEGDLAFCSGGDQRVRGDYGGYKDDKGVHHLNVLDFQRQIRTCPKPIVAMVAGYAIGGGHVLHLMCDLTIAADNARFGQTGPKVGSFDGGFGASYMARIVGQKKAREIWFLCRQYDAKQALDMGLVNTVVPLAELEQETVRWCREMLQNSPMALRCLKAALNADCDGQSGLQELAGNATMLFYMTEEGQEGRNAFNEKRAPDFDKFTRNP, via the coding sequence ATGACTGAACAGGAACTTTACGCACCAATTCAATGGCAGGACGCTGGCCAAGCATTTGAAGATATCCGTTATCACAAGGCCGAAGGGATCGCTAAGATCACCATCAACCGGCCTGAAGTCAGAAATGCTTTTCGTCCGCAAACAGTGATGGAGATGATCAAGGCATTGGATGATGCCCGTTTCGACTCGCAGATCGGTAGCATTATTTTAACGGGTGAAGGGGATCTCGCCTTTTGCTCTGGCGGCGACCAGCGGGTACGCGGCGACTATGGTGGCTATAAAGATGATAAGGGTGTCCATCATCTTAATGTGCTGGATTTTCAACGTCAGATCCGCACCTGTCCGAAGCCCATTGTGGCGATGGTGGCTGGCTATGCCATCGGTGGCGGTCATGTCTTGCACCTGATGTGCGACCTGACGATTGCCGCAGACAATGCTCGCTTCGGACAAACAGGTCCTAAAGTGGGCTCCTTCGATGGCGGTTTTGGTGCCAGCTACATGGCACGTATCGTCGGCCAGAAGAAGGCTCGTGAAATCTGGTTCCTGTGCCGTCAATATGATGCCAAGCAGGCATTGGATATGGGGCTGGTTAACACCGTGGTACCTTTGGCTGAGCTAGAGCAAGAAACTGTACGCTGGTGCCGCGAGATGCTGCAGAACTCGCCGATGGCCCTACGCTGCCTGAAAGCCGCTTTGAACGCCGACTGCGATGGTCAATCCGGCCTGCAGGAGCTGGCGGGTAACGCCACCATGTTGTTCTATATGACCGAAGAGGGGCAGGAAGGGCGTAACGCCTTTAACGAAAAGCGTGCTCCGGACTTCGATAAGTTCACCCGCAACCCCTGA
- the bshA gene encoding N-acetyl-alpha-D-glucosaminyl L-malate synthase BshA: MAEKPSLKIAIICRAGMGGSSIMATTLALRLAERGHQIYLFATDRPFNLKNAPDNLRFVSVNLPKTELLSGPPETLATSGTIERYARKIKFDIIHSHYAVPYALSAEMARQVGGLESKLVITLHGTDVSQLGNTPSMRPPIKWALQKADAITAVSKNLQQLALKTYGSDLNIDTIYNFLVEKLPLLTAAERKAMRAKFDIDEDENVLVHASNFRTVKRTDDIIDAFYRVCRTHHAKLVLFGDGPQRPHCEHLAHYLGIADKVIFAGKVKECGRWLGIGDINLLLSAEESFGLVLLEGFSQHVPAVATNVGGIPEVLIDGENGFLCEATNPIDAGRKIRVLLNDRELLQTMAEKAPDILEDFSEEAILNQYEALYMRLLEQ, encoded by the coding sequence GTGGCAGAAAAACCAAGTCTGAAAATTGCGATTATTTGTCGAGCAGGTATGGGTGGTTCCAGCATCATGGCCACCACACTGGCGCTGAGACTCGCTGAACGTGGTCACCAAATTTACCTATTCGCAACAGACCGCCCTTTCAACCTCAAAAACGCACCAGACAACCTACGCTTTGTGTCCGTCAATCTGCCGAAAACAGAGCTATTATCCGGCCCCCCTGAAACACTGGCCACCAGCGGCACAATTGAACGCTACGCAAGAAAGATCAAGTTCGACATCATCCATAGTCATTATGCCGTACCCTATGCCTTAAGCGCCGAAATGGCTCGCCAAGTCGGCGGACTGGAAAGCAAATTAGTGATCACCCTACACGGTACCGACGTCTCTCAATTAGGTAATACACCGAGTATGCGGCCGCCTATTAAGTGGGCATTGCAGAAAGCCGATGCCATCACCGCGGTGTCAAAAAACCTGCAGCAATTGGCATTAAAAACCTACGGTAGCGATCTCAACATTGACACCATTTACAACTTCTTGGTTGAAAAACTGCCCTTGCTCACAGCTGCAGAGCGCAAGGCAATGCGCGCCAAATTTGATATCGATGAAGATGAAAATGTCTTAGTGCACGCTTCTAACTTCCGCACGGTCAAACGCACCGATGACATCATTGATGCATTTTATCGTGTCTGTCGTACTCACCATGCCAAATTAGTCCTTTTTGGCGACGGCCCACAACGACCTCATTGTGAACATCTGGCTCACTATTTAGGCATAGCCGATAAAGTCATCTTCGCTGGTAAAGTGAAAGAGTGTGGCCGCTGGTTAGGGATTGGCGATATCAATTTACTGCTCAGTGCCGAAGAGAGCTTCGGTTTGGTCTTGCTAGAAGGGTTCTCTCAGCATGTCCCCGCGGTAGCCACCAATGTTGGCGGAATACCCGAAGTGCTAATCGATGGCGAAAATGGTTTTCTGTGCGAAGCCACCAACCCTATTGATGCCGGTAGAAAAATACGCGTGCTACTTAATGACCGAGAGCTGCTGCAAACCATGGCAGAGAAAGCGCCCGACATACTCGAGGATTTCTCCGAGGAGGCAATACTCAATCAATATGAAGCGCTCTATATGCGCTTGCTAGAACAATAA